DNA from Trueperaceae bacterium:
GGCCACCGGCCGCGCCTCCTCCTTTCGCTGCCTCCTCGCTGCCTCCTCGCTACACCCACGCCGCCGGGATGAGGCGGGCCAGGGCACTGGCGCCGGGCCGCGAACCGGCCAGGAGCCCGATCAGCGGATGAGCGCCCGCTCCCCGCTGCCCGAGTAGTTGACGAACACGGTCTTCAGTTCGGTGAAGAAGTGCAGCCCCTCCTCACCCATCTCCCTGGGCCCCACGCCCGTCGATTTGGCGCCGCCGAAGGGAAGTTGGGCTTCGCCTCCGATGGTGGGCTCGTTCACATGGACCATCCCCACCTCGCTCTCCTCGATGAAACGCATGATCGAGCGGTTGTCCTGGCTGAAGATGGCGGCCGCCAGGCCGAACTCGACGGCGTTCGCCGCTGCTATCGCCTCATCGAGGCCCGACACCTCGCTCACCACAAGCACCGGCCCGAATACCTCCTCGCGGAAGATCCTCATGTCCGGGGTGACGCCGTCGAACAGCGTCGGCTCGACGAAGTAGCCGCCGCCCAAGTCGACAGCCTTGCCACCGTAGACGAGCCGGGCCCCCTCCGACCGGGCGATCTCGATGTACTGAAGGTCGGTCTCGAACTGCTTACGATCGACCGCCGGCGCCAGGTCGCTCGCCTCGTCGAGGCCTGGACCCAGTGTCAACGCCTTCGCTTTGGCCACGAGCCGCTCGAGCAGTTCATTCTTGACGTCGCGCTCCACGACGAGCCTCGAAGTGGCCGTACACCTCTGCCCGGTCGCCCCGAAGGCTCCGCCTACGATCGCTGTCGCCGCAGCGTCGAGGTCGGCGTCGTTCATGACGACGACCGCGTTCTTGCCGCCCATCTCGCAGGTGACCCTGGCGCCCCGCTGCGAGGCGCGGGTGTTGACGCCCATCCCGACGCTGTTCGAACCGGTGAACGAAACCGCTGCTATCCGCGGGTCATCCACGATCGTGTTGCCCACCTCGGAGCCCGAGCCTACGACCATGTTGGCGACGCCGGCCGGGAGACCGGCCTCCTCGAGTATCTCCATGAGGATGGCCGCGGTACCGGGCGTGAGACTGGCGGGCTTGAACACGACCGCGTTGCCGGCGACGAGGGCGGGGGCGGCCTTCCAGACGGGGATGGCCCAGGGGAAGTTCCAGGGGGTGATGAGCCCCACCACCCCCAACGGCCGCCTGAGGGTGTAGGTGTGGGTATCGCGCGACTCGCTGGGCAGCGTCTTTCCTGAGATGCGGAAGCCGGCTCCGGCATAGTACTCGAGCAAAGCGACGCCCTTCATCACCTCGCCCCGCGACTCGCGGATGATCTTCCCTTCTTCGAGGCTCATCGTCCGGGCGATCTCCTCGAGTCGCCTCCTGGCGATGTCGGCTGCGCGCCATAGCACCCGCCCGCGCTCGGGGGCAGGGGTGTCACGCCACTCGGGCCAGGCGGCCTGAGCGACCTCGATCGCCCGCAGCGTGTCTTCCCGCCCTGCGGCCGGGAACTCTGCCAGCACCTCGTCGGGTTTCGCCGGATTGACGACCCTTATGAGCTTCTCCGTCTTGGGCTCGAACCACTCGCCGGCCACGTATGAACCTGCCCGAATCGCTTCTCTGGACTGGATCGCCACGACACCCTCCTCGCGCGCTAGCGGCTTCTAGGGACCTCGCCAGTCTACTTTCGGGCGCAGGCGTTGCCAACACCGCAGGTGGCTCTCGCGGCGGTCCAGGGCTCCTTTACAACCTTTCGAACAGGCACGTATGATGACCGATAACTTGAACTATTTCACCTTCTGGAGGCGATAAAGCGCCCGGCTTCAGGAAGGTCGACCCGTACAGGTCGAGTAGGACCGGGACATGCGAAGCGCCTGCTACCCAGGGCTACCTGTAGCTGAGGAGGAGCAAACTATGGCAATGGTCGTGAATGTCGTGGTGGCCCGGTGAGCATGCAGGAAGTCGTGCTGGAAGGAACGCCGCTCGAACTCGAGGAGTTGCGGGAGCGCTTCACCGAGCTCAAGCCTCCCATGACGGCCCGCGAGGCGCGCATCGAGGCCAACCGCTGCCTCTACTGTTACGACGCTCCCTGCATCGAAGCCTGCCCCACCGACATCGACATCCCCACCTTCATCAGGAAGATCTCGACCGAAAACGTCACGGGCGCCGCGGTTACGATCCTCGAGGCGAATCTGATGGGCGCGACCTGCGCGCGCGTCTGCCCCGTCGAGGAGCTGTGTGAGGGCGCCTGCGTGATGGGCGCCCACCACAAGCCGATAGAGATAGGTCGACTGCAGCGCTACGCCACCGACCACCTCTACGAACGGGACATCATTCCGTTCCAGCCGGCGCCCTCGAACGGCCGCAGGGTCGCCGTGGTGGGCGCCGGTCCGGCCGGTCTCACCTGCGCCGGCGAACTGGCCAAACTGGGCTACGGCGTCACCATCTTCGAGAAGAACGAACTTCCCGGCGGGCTCTCCACCTACGGCATCGTGGTGATGCGCGAGCCGATCAGAGTGGCTCTGGAGGAGGTCGAGTTCGTCCGCAAGCTCGGTGTCGAGATACGCACCGGGGTCGAGATAGGCAGGGACGTCAGCGCGCAGCAGCTGTGTGAGGACTTCGACGCCGTCTTCATCGCAGCCGGGATGGGTAAGGTCCCCGAGATGGGGATCCCGGGCGAGGAGCTGGAGGGTGTCTTCGAAGCCCTCTCCTTCATCGCCGAAACGAAACTGGCCGAGATGGAGGGGCTGGAGCGACTCTCTCGACTTCCGGTCGGCAGGAACGTCGCCGTGATCGGGGCAGGTAACACCGCCATCGACGCCGCCACGATCGCCAAGCGCCTGGGGGCTCAGCGGGTGACGATCGTCTACCGCCGAGGCGAGAAGGAGATGCCGGCCTACGACTTCGAGTACGAGTTCATCAAGAACGAAGGGGTCGAGTTCCGCTTCCTCAGCCAGCCGGTGAGGGTGCTCGGCGAGGGTGGACACGTCGTCGGCCTCGAGTGCCTCGAGATGCAGCTCTCGGCCCCGGGCCCGGACGGCCGCCGCCAGGTGGTGCCGGTTGCCGGCAGCGAGTTCGTGATCGAATGCGACCAGGTGATCAAGGCGATCGGCCAGGAGAAGCCGGCGGCGCTCATCGAAGCGTTCGGGATCGAGTCCGAACGAGGCTACCTGCAGGTGGACGACGGGCAGAGGACGAGCGATCCGAAGGTGTTCGCGGGAGGCGACGCGGCCCGGGCCAAGGGTGAGGCGATGACCGTCACCGCCGCCCGGGACGGGAAGTCGGCAGCCAAGCGGATCCACGAATGGCTGG
Protein-coding regions in this window:
- a CDS encoding aldehyde dehydrogenase family protein, whose protein sequence is MAIQSREAIRAGSYVAGEWFEPKTEKLIRVVNPAKPDEVLAEFPAAGREDTLRAIEVAQAAWPEWRDTPAPERGRVLWRAADIARRRLEEIARTMSLEEGKIIRESRGEVMKGVALLEYYAGAGFRISGKTLPSESRDTHTYTLRRPLGVVGLITPWNFPWAIPVWKAAPALVAGNAVVFKPASLTPGTAAILMEILEEAGLPAGVANMVVGSGSEVGNTIVDDPRIAAVSFTGSNSVGMGVNTRASQRGARVTCEMGGKNAVVVMNDADLDAAATAIVGGAFGATGQRCTATSRLVVERDVKNELLERLVAKAKALTLGPGLDEASDLAPAVDRKQFETDLQYIEIARSEGARLVYGGKAVDLGGGYFVEPTLFDGVTPDMRIFREEVFGPVLVVSEVSGLDEAIAAANAVEFGLAAAIFSQDNRSIMRFIEESEVGMVHVNEPTIGGEAQLPFGGAKSTGVGPREMGEEGLHFFTELKTVFVNYSGSGERALIR
- a CDS encoding NAD(P)-dependent oxidoreductase, yielding MQEVVLEGTPLELEELRERFTELKPPMTAREARIEANRCLYCYDAPCIEACPTDIDIPTFIRKISTENVTGAAVTILEANLMGATCARVCPVEELCEGACVMGAHHKPIEIGRLQRYATDHLYERDIIPFQPAPSNGRRVAVVGAGPAGLTCAGELAKLGYGVTIFEKNELPGGLSTYGIVVMREPIRVALEEVEFVRKLGVEIRTGVEIGRDVSAQQLCEDFDAVFIAAGMGKVPEMGIPGEELEGVFEALSFIAETKLAEMEGLERLSRLPVGRNVAVIGAGNTAIDAATIAKRLGAQRVTIVYRRGEKEMPAYDFEYEFIKNEGVEFRFLSQPVRVLGEGGHVVGLECLEMQLSAPGPDGRRQVVPVAGSEFVIECDQVIKAIGQEKPAALIEAFGIESERGYLQVDDGQRTSDPKVFAGGDAARAKGEAMTVTAARDGKSAAKRIHEWLESEGARP